A genome region from Streptomyces antimycoticus includes the following:
- a CDS encoding DUF881 domain-containing protein: MSNSADSPTPASRRPRFRPVRLLTGAVFALAGVIFWTSFNTAQGTNIRSDESMLRLSDLIQERSRKNGTLDDSTGKIRSEVDALARRDNGSTQAERRKLAALEKTAGTRKLSGAGLTVTLTDAPPNATPQIPGVPDPQPNDLVIHQQDLQAVVNALWQGGAKGIKVMDQRLISTSAVRCVGNTLILQGQVYSPPYKVTAVGDRGKLSAALTASPAIQNYRSYVDAYGLGWKVDQHDTVTLPGYSGTVDLHQAQPIG; encoded by the coding sequence TTGAGCAATTCCGCTGACTCCCCCACCCCGGCGTCCCGCCGCCCCCGGTTCCGGCCCGTGAGACTGCTGACCGGCGCGGTCTTCGCGCTGGCCGGAGTGATCTTCTGGACCAGTTTCAACACAGCCCAGGGCACCAATATCCGCAGCGATGAATCGATGCTGCGGCTCTCCGATCTCATCCAGGAACGCAGCCGTAAGAACGGCACCCTGGACGACAGCACCGGCAAAATACGCTCCGAGGTCGACGCACTCGCCCGGCGGGACAACGGCAGCACCCAGGCCGAGCGCCGCAAGCTGGCCGCGCTGGAGAAGACCGCCGGGACCAGGAAGCTCTCCGGAGCGGGCCTTACGGTCACCCTCACCGACGCCCCGCCGAACGCCACCCCGCAGATCCCCGGCGTCCCGGATCCCCAGCCCAACGATCTCGTCATCCACCAGCAGGACCTGCAGGCCGTGGTCAACGCGCTGTGGCAGGGCGGCGCCAAGGGGATCAAGGTCATGGATCAGCGGCTGATCTCCACCAGCGCGGTGCGCTGCGTCGGCAACACCCTGATCCTGCAGGGCCAGGTCTACTCCCCGCCCTACAAGGTCACCGCTGTGGGTGACCGGGGCAAGCTGAGCGCCGCCCTCACCGCCTCGCCCGCGATCCAGAACTACCGCAGCTATGTCGACGCGTACGGCCTCGGCTGGAAAGTCGACCAGCACGACACGGTGACTCTTCCCGGCTACTCCGGCACAGTGGATCTGCACCAGGCACAGCCCATCGGATAG
- a CDS encoding aminodeoxychorismate/anthranilate synthase component II: MSARILVVDNYDSFVFNLVQYLYQLGAECEVVRNDEVSLAHAQDGFDGVLLSPGPGTPEEAGVCVDMVRHCASTGVPVFGVCLGMQSMAVAYGGVVGRAPELLHGKTSLVIHEGAGVFSGLPTPFTATRYHSLAVERGTVPPELEITAWTETGIAMGLRHRELRVEGVQFHPESVLTEWGHLMLANWLVECGDTDAVGRSAGLAPVVGAVGGKAGE, from the coding sequence ATGAGCGCGCGCATCTTGGTCGTCGACAACTACGACAGCTTCGTCTTCAACCTCGTCCAGTACCTCTACCAGCTCGGTGCCGAGTGCGAGGTGGTGCGCAACGACGAGGTCTCCCTGGCCCACGCCCAGGACGGCTTCGACGGCGTCCTGCTGTCCCCCGGGCCCGGCACGCCGGAGGAGGCGGGGGTCTGCGTCGACATGGTGCGGCACTGTGCGAGCACCGGCGTACCGGTGTTCGGCGTCTGCCTGGGGATGCAGTCCATGGCCGTCGCCTACGGCGGCGTCGTCGGGCGGGCCCCGGAGCTGCTGCACGGCAAGACCTCGCTGGTGATCCATGAGGGCGCCGGCGTCTTCAGCGGACTGCCCACGCCCTTCACCGCCACCCGCTACCACTCGCTGGCCGTGGAACGGGGGACGGTGCCCCCGGAGTTGGAGATCACGGCCTGGACCGAGACCGGCATCGCCATGGGGCTGCGCCACCGTGAACTGCGGGTCGAGGGCGTCCAGTTCCATCCCGAGTCGGTCCTCACCGAATGGGGCCATCTGATGCTCGCCAACTGGCTGGTGGAGTGCGGGGACACGGATGCCGTGGGGCGGTCCGCGGGGCTCGCCCCGGTGGTCGGGGCGGTCGGCGGTAAGGCCGGCGAGTGA
- the crgA gene encoding cell division protein CrgA has translation MPKSRIRKKDDFTPPPAKQAASINLSSGRRWVAPLMLAMFLIGLAWIVIFYVTTGDMPVESLGNWNIVVGFGFIAAGFVVSTQWK, from the coding sequence GTGCCGAAGTCACGGATCCGCAAGAAGGACGACTTCACGCCGCCGCCGGCGAAGCAGGCAGCCAGCATCAACTTGAGCAGCGGCCGCCGGTGGGTGGCACCGCTGATGCTGGCCATGTTCCTGATCGGCCTCGCGTGGATCGTCATCTTCTACGTGACCACGGGTGATATGCCGGTCGAGTCGCTGGGCAACTGGAACATCGTGGTCGGCTTCGGCTTCATCGCCGCGGGCTTCGTCGTCTCCACCCAGTGGAAGTGA
- a CDS encoding class E sortase, which produces MRTRLIVRTLSEICVTVGALIILLVVYVLYWTSVRADRAMDGEIDHLQDRWATGTVTAGAEPSSEPRRYESGDSFAIMYIPRFGAGWAKPVLEGTATGTLKKGLGHYSRTARLGALGNFAVAGHRRTYGDPFKDFPALRPGDAVVLTDGTTWFTYRVDRRPYRTLPTDTGVIDPVPRASGFRRPGRYLTLTTCEPEWGHSHRLITWAHLDATQSVAQGKPKALYS; this is translated from the coding sequence ATGAGAACGCGGCTGATCGTCAGAACGCTCAGTGAGATCTGCGTCACCGTCGGAGCCCTGATCATCCTTTTGGTGGTCTACGTCCTGTACTGGACCTCGGTGCGGGCCGACCGCGCCATGGACGGGGAGATCGACCACCTCCAGGACCGATGGGCCACCGGTACGGTCACCGCCGGCGCCGAGCCCTCGTCCGAGCCCCGCCGCTACGAGTCCGGCGACTCCTTCGCGATCATGTACATCCCGCGCTTCGGCGCCGGCTGGGCCAAGCCCGTCCTCGAGGGGACCGCCACCGGCACCCTGAAGAAGGGGCTCGGTCACTACTCCCGCACCGCCCGCCTCGGGGCCCTCGGCAACTTCGCCGTCGCGGGGCATCGCCGCACCTACGGCGACCCTTTCAAGGACTTCCCCGCGCTGCGGCCCGGTGACGCGGTGGTGCTGACCGACGGCACCACCTGGTTCACCTACCGCGTCGACCGGCGGCCCTACCGCACCCTGCCGACCGACACCGGGGTGATCGATCCGGTGCCGCGCGCGTCCGGTTTCCGGCGCCCCGGGCGCTATCTCACGCTGACGACCTGTGAGCCGGAGTGGGGCCACAGCCACCGCCTGATCACCTGGGCGCACCTCGACGCGACCCAATCGGTTGCCCAAGGCAAGCCCAAGGCTTTGTACAGCTGA
- a CDS encoding class E sortase, which produces MRPRGDDETVALRAVEAAPAGQTMALRKVESDRDSGAEPPPGGRAARRKAAQEAGKRAGRHGSRARRGTAEAGATRPTEGAGNAGDAPPRTRMEAKRAARARKDSPGVVASRVVGELFITLGVVMLLFVTYQLWWTNIRAHQQANGAANNLQKKWDENGGDDRNPGTFSPGQGFAIIYIPKLDVKAPIAEGIDKHKVLDRGMVGHYGKSPLKTAMPWDKKGNFALAGHRNTHGEPFRYINRLKPGDEIVVETQSRYYTYAMSSILPQTSPSNTGVINPVPPGSGFTEPGRYITLTTCTPEFTSTYRMILWGKMVEERPRSQGKPDALVE; this is translated from the coding sequence GTGAGGCCCCGGGGCGACGACGAGACGGTCGCCCTGCGCGCCGTGGAGGCGGCGCCCGCCGGCCAGACCATGGCTCTGCGCAAGGTCGAGTCGGACCGGGACAGCGGCGCCGAGCCCCCGCCCGGCGGTCGGGCCGCCCGCCGTAAGGCCGCCCAGGAGGCGGGGAAGCGCGCCGGACGGCATGGCTCCCGCGCCCGGCGCGGTACGGCCGAGGCGGGCGCCACACGGCCCACGGAGGGCGCGGGGAACGCCGGGGACGCCCCGCCCCGCACCCGTATGGAGGCCAAGCGCGCCGCGCGGGCCCGTAAGGACAGCCCGGGGGTGGTGGCGAGCCGGGTGGTCGGCGAGCTGTTCATCACCCTCGGCGTGGTGATGCTGCTCTTCGTCACCTATCAGCTGTGGTGGACGAACATCCGTGCCCATCAGCAGGCCAACGGGGCCGCCAACAACCTGCAGAAGAAGTGGGACGAGAACGGCGGCGACGACCGGAACCCCGGCACCTTCTCCCCCGGGCAGGGGTTCGCGATCATCTACATCCCCAAGCTGGATGTGAAGGCCCCGATCGCGGAGGGCATCGACAAGCACAAGGTTCTCGACCGCGGCATGGTCGGCCACTACGGCAAGAGCCCGCTGAAGACCGCCATGCCGTGGGACAAGAAGGGCAACTTCGCACTCGCCGGGCATCGCAACACCCACGGCGAGCCGTTCCGCTACATCAACCGCCTCAAGCCCGGTGACGAGATTGTCGTCGAGACCCAGAGCCGGTACTACACCTATGCGATGAGCAGCATCCTGCCGCAGACGTCGCCGTCCAACACGGGTGTCATCAATCCGGTGCCGCCCGGCTCCGGCTTCACCGAGCCGGGCCGGTACATCACGCTGACCACCTGCACCCCCGAATTCACCAGCACCTACCGGATGATCCTCTGGGGCAAGATGGTCGAGGAGCGGCCGCGTAGCCAGGGAAAGCCGGACGCGCTGGTCGAATGA